A stretch of Aphanothece sacrum FPU1 DNA encodes these proteins:
- a CDS encoding hybrid sensor histidine kinase/response regulator, giving the protein MVSDFHSPESYNFFIQEAPERLQELEHGLLELRCDPNLLKIYDLIRIAHSIKGGAACIGLTQIQELAHELETIFKIIYEHKPVIDLELEDLLLNAYDCFRFTLESEIRTGSHQGEAAIQKIKYIISQVEAKLATERPLTNLPKSQQQKQKNLTDFLFSEEVKEGINRLETILQHPNQSFILEGLKAQIEIFQGLGELINFSGFVAITKAILKALKFHPEAVKEIGQLALEELRSTQIAVLSGNNISEISPSQSLINFTKSPILSQPINPKTESNGKIIGNEEIKIQKDNEYQTFHYEAITDSSSPTLEMRVDVKYLRRLNNLVEDLVTQDNRFLLHNQEHQETLENLTQRFSRFQELTRNSYKELPKSLRIMIEDLAQIKEGIQDFALLNQGFQQILRQRQKTLKQVQINLQQTQMISVGHLLNLFPRMIRDLSAQENKEVNLQLEGTNTLIDKAILDKLYEPLVHLIRNAFDHGIESPSIRQSQGKSPRGTITISTYYNGNHTYLEVKDDGQGINLDKLRSSIIKMNLLSETEVTTISKKRLYEYLFFPGLSTASQLSHLSGRGMGLSAVHQQIQILQGTLSITSEPGEGTTFTLRLPLTLTISKLLVFKVHSSLFAIAETSLLSLTVVAQRDLKIQNDDVFYRCQGKLIPLYSLLSGKLKTHQLIPKNNQQKSIKITLLLLSDKKRTIALKIDKIVMEQDLVIKPFNEAIKSPSYLSGCTILGDGRLVPVIEGQAILEQWFRHSETEDTFVKKPSDIYVSTLPKILIIDDSLTIRQTLAITLEKAGYEVFLAKDGWEGMLQIEYEFNIGAVICDIEMPRMNGLEFLTRCRQLKGDSFPIIMLTSRNSKQYRELAISLGATDYLTKPYLDKDLLDLLHNFFKHKQSKINN; this is encoded by the coding sequence ATGGTTTCCGATTTTCACTCTCCAGAATCTTATAACTTTTTTATACAAGAAGCCCCTGAACGATTACAGGAGTTAGAACATGGTTTATTAGAACTTCGTTGTGATCCTAATCTTTTAAAAATTTATGATCTTATACGAATTGCTCATTCAATTAAAGGAGGGGCTGCTTGTATTGGGTTAACCCAAATTCAAGAATTAGCCCATGAATTAGAAACAATTTTCAAGATTATTTATGAACATAAACCCGTTATTGATCTCGAATTAGAAGATTTATTACTCAATGCTTATGATTGTTTCCGTTTTACACTAGAATCAGAAATACGGACAGGAAGCCATCAGGGAGAAGCTGCAATTCAAAAAATTAAATATATTATATCTCAAGTTGAGGCTAAATTAGCAACAGAAAGACCATTAACAAATTTGCCAAAATCTCAACAACAAAAACAGAAAAATCTTACAGATTTTCTATTTTCAGAAGAAGTTAAAGAAGGAATTAATCGTTTAGAAACTATCTTACAACATCCTAATCAATCCTTCATTTTAGAAGGATTAAAAGCCCAAATTGAAATTTTTCAAGGATTAGGTGAATTAATTAACTTTTCTGGTTTTGTTGCTATTACAAAAGCCATTCTTAAAGCCTTAAAATTTCATCCTGAAGCGGTAAAAGAAATAGGTCAATTAGCGTTAGAAGAATTACGGTCTACTCAAATTGCTGTTTTATCGGGAAATAATATTTCAGAAATAAGTCCGTCTCAATCATTAATCAATTTTACTAAATCTCCAATATTATCTCAACCAATTAACCCCAAAACTGAAAGCAACGGAAAAATAATAGGAAATGAAGAAATAAAAATACAGAAAGATAATGAATATCAAACATTTCATTATGAAGCGATCACAGATTCATCTTCTCCTACGTTAGAAATGAGAGTTGATGTTAAATATCTCAGAAGATTGAATAATTTAGTCGAAGATTTAGTCACTCAAGATAACCGTTTTTTATTACATAATCAAGAACATCAAGAAACCTTAGAAAATTTAACACAGCGTTTTTCTCGCTTTCAAGAATTAACCCGTAATTCTTATAAAGAGTTACCGAAATCTCTAAGAATAATGATAGAAGATCTCGCACAAATTAAAGAAGGAATTCAAGATTTTGCTTTATTAAATCAAGGATTTCAACAAATTCTTAGACAGCGACAAAAAACTCTAAAACAAGTTCAAATAAACCTACAACAAACTCAAATGATATCTGTAGGACACCTTCTGAATCTTTTTCCTCGTATGATACGAGATTTATCAGCCCAAGAAAATAAAGAAGTTAATCTTCAATTAGAAGGAACTAACACATTAATTGATAAAGCAATTTTAGATAAACTTTATGAACCCTTAGTTCACCTTATTCGTAATGCTTTCGATCATGGCATTGAATCCCCTTCTATTCGTCAATCTCAAGGAAAATCCCCCAGAGGAACGATTACTATTTCGACTTATTATAATGGTAATCATACTTATCTTGAGGTTAAAGATGATGGTCAAGGTATTAATTTAGATAAGCTACGATCTTCAATAATTAAGATGAATTTATTATCAGAAACTGAAGTAACAACTATCTCTAAAAAACGATTATATGAGTATTTATTTTTTCCTGGTTTATCCACTGCTTCTCAACTTAGTCATTTGTCAGGGAGAGGTATGGGATTATCTGCTGTTCATCAACAAATCCAAATCTTACAAGGAACCCTAAGTATAACCTCTGAACCAGGAGAAGGTACAACATTTACACTCCGTTTACCCTTGACATTGACTATTAGTAAACTATTGGTTTTTAAAGTACACAGTTCTTTATTTGCAATTGCAGAAACTTCTTTATTATCATTAACAGTAGTTGCTCAGCGAGATCTCAAAATTCAAAATGATGACGTATTTTATCGATGCCAAGGGAAATTAATTCCTCTCTACTCTTTGTTATCTGGAAAACTGAAAACTCATCAACTTATTCCTAAAAATAATCAGCAAAAATCTATCAAAATAACTTTATTATTATTATCTGATAAAAAACGAACTATTGCTCTCAAAATTGATAAAATTGTCATGGAACAAGATTTAGTGATCAAGCCTTTTAATGAAGCGATTAAATCTCCCTCTTATTTATCGGGTTGTACCATTTTAGGCGATGGTCGTTTAGTTCCAGTTATTGAAGGACAAGCGATTCTAGAACAATGGTTTCGCCATTCAGAGACAGAGGATACTTTTGTTAAAAAACCTTCTGATATTTATGTTTCTACTCTGCCTAAAATTTTGATTATTGATGATTCTTTGACTATTCGACAAACATTAGCAATCACTTTAGAAAAAGCAGGGTATGAAGTATTTTTAGCTAAAGATGGGTGGGAAGGAATGCTACAAATAGAATATGAATTTAATATTGGGGCTGTTATTTGTGATATTGAAATGCCTCGAATGAATGGGTTAGAATTTTTGACTCGTTGTCGTCAGTTAAAAGGTGATTCTTTCCCCATTATTATGCTAACTTCTCGTAATAGTAAACAGTACCGTGAATTAGCTATATCACTAGGGGCAACTGATTATCTCACAAAACCCTATTTAGATAAAGATTTATTAGATCTCTTACATAATTTTTTTAAACATAAACAATCTAAGATTAATAATTGA
- a CDS encoding competence/damage-inducible protein A, translating to MSVEIICVGTELLLGDILNSNVQFLAKQLASLGIPHYYQTVVGDNPTRLQEIIKIASQRASILLFTGGLGPTPDDLTTETIAQFFQTPLIEKPEIIEDIRQKFAQRGRIMTDNNRKQALIPQGADILPNPSGTAPGMIWQPLSNLTIMTFPGVPSEMKRMWAETAVPYLKSQGWGQEVIYSRMLRFRGIGESGLAAKVNHLFASTNPMVAPYASLGEVRLRVSTKAASEAEAMTIIEPVAQEIKKIAGLDYFGQDDDTLAEVVGKLLRDRQENVSVAESCTGGGLGAMFTTIAGSSDYFLGGVIAYDNQIKIALLGVNAEDLKKYGAVSEVIAQQMALGVKQRLGTSWGLSITGIAGPGGATDNKPVGLVYISIASPDGNVKTIESRFGETRDRDSIRFLSGCTALDELRRKLLNR from the coding sequence ATGAGTGTGGAAATTATCTGTGTGGGAACGGAATTATTGTTAGGAGATATTCTTAATAGTAATGTTCAATTTTTGGCAAAACAATTAGCCAGTTTAGGCATTCCTCATTATTATCAAACAGTAGTAGGAGATAATCCTACCCGCTTACAAGAAATCATTAAAATTGCTAGTCAACGGGCTTCTATTTTACTGTTTACTGGAGGTTTAGGGCCAACTCCTGATGATTTAACCACAGAAACTATTGCTCAATTTTTTCAAACTCCCTTGATAGAAAAGCCAGAAATTATTGAGGATATTAGACAAAAGTTTGCTCAACGGGGAAGAATAATGACGGATAATAACCGTAAACAGGCGTTAATTCCCCAAGGTGCCGATATTTTACCTAATCCTAGCGGAACTGCCCCAGGCATGATCTGGCAACCTCTTTCTAATTTAACCATTATGACCTTCCCTGGAGTCCCCTCAGAAATGAAACGGATGTGGGCAGAAACGGCGGTTCCGTACCTGAAAAGCCAAGGTTGGGGACAAGAAGTCATTTATAGCCGCATGTTGCGTTTTAGGGGCATTGGTGAGTCAGGTTTAGCCGCCAAGGTTAATCATTTATTCGCCTCAACTAATCCGATGGTAGCTCCTTATGCGTCTTTAGGGGAAGTACGTTTACGGGTATCGACCAAAGCAGCGTCAGAAGCAGAAGCAATGACTATCATTGAACCTGTTGCCCAAGAAATCAAAAAAATCGCCGGATTAGACTATTTTGGGCAAGATGATGACACTCTTGCTGAAGTAGTTGGCAAATTATTACGCGATCGCCAAGAGAATGTATCTGTGGCTGAATCTTGTACTGGTGGGGGTTTAGGGGCGATGTTTACGACTATTGCGGGCAGTTCTGATTATTTTCTGGGGGGCGTTATTGCTTATGATAATCAGATTAAAATTGCGCTTTTAGGAGTAAATGCCGAGGATTTAAAGAAATATGGGGCAGTGAGTGAAGTGATCGCCCAACAGATGGCTTTAGGGGTAAAACAACGGTTAGGGACATCTTGGGGTTTAAGTATAACCGGAATTGCTGGCCCTGGAGGCGCAACAGACAATAAACCTGTAGGATTAGTTTATATCAGTATAGCATCTCCTGATGGCAATGTAAAGACTATTGAATCTCGGTTTGGAGAAACCCGCGATCGTGATAGCATTCGTTTTCTAAGTGGGTGTACTGCTTTAGATGAATTACGACGCAAATTATTAAATAGGTAG
- the tnpA gene encoding IS200/IS605 family transposase, which translates to MQRNFTQLYIHCVWGTWDRLPLITPDIKEIIYAAIIRQCRHLNCTVIAIGGVADHIHLLTSFAPTLTISKLIGEAKGSSSHLITHEIKPNEFFKWQGGYGVFTVSHRNLEDVANYIKNQPQHHQQKQLISDWEMQ; encoded by the coding sequence ATGCAGCGAAACTTTACCCAATTATACATTCATTGTGTCTGGGGAACTTGGGATAGATTACCTTTAATAACCCCTGATATTAAAGAAATTATTTATGCAGCTATTATTAGACAATGTAGACACCTTAATTGTACAGTAATTGCCATTGGAGGGGTTGCTGATCATATTCATCTGTTAACAAGTTTTGCCCCAACTTTAACTATTTCTAAACTTATTGGTGAAGCAAAAGGCAGTTCATCTCATCTTATTACTCATGAAATTAAACCCAATGAATTTTTTAAATGGCAAGGAGGATATGGAGTGTTTACCGTGAGTCATCGAAATTTGGAAGACGTGGCTAATTATATTAAAAACCAACCGCAACATCATCAACAAAAACAATTAATTTCTGATTGGGAAATGCAATGA
- a CDS encoding GAF domain-containing protein: MKQNYEPNSLSNRLNISTNNGDNDVNGKEMSDSPITQSGYLSTVYNGWRSLGLKKQVIYVAIAGSSLPVLLIGLANSVWETTPLTLVLETGIISVAAGVTATLLMKRASKQIENALNTIKSLDKNQPDKIETSKDQLGELETRLNHLSSHWGGVSQDQNRTTQQQRLFATLAFRIREKASLEVLYKITVEEARKILETDRVVVYKFNPDWSGTMVAESVAEGFPTVLSETILDPCFEKRHAAQYQSGRIRGINDIYTEPGMTSCYINLLEKYKIRANLVVPIRGDEKLYGLLITHQCSGPKQWQKTDIDFLSQLAIEFEYHLKFIHILQEKDQETKQRQLLSSIAYRTRQNPSLETLFNTAVEGARDLLKTDRISVYQFNPDWSGTMVAESVAEGFPSILSETILDPCFEKRHAAQYQSGRIRGINDIYTEPGMTDCYINLLEKYKVRANLVVPIRGEEKIYGLLIAHQCSGPKQWQKEDIDVLSQLANELEYHVKFIHVLQEKERQTRQRQLFSTIAFRTRQTPQLNVLFNTTVEGARDIMKADRVVVYKFNPDWSGTMIAESVGSGFPSVLSETIIDPCFEKRNAAQYQEGRIRAINDIYTEPGMTDCHINLLEKYKVRANLVVPLRKNEKLYGLLIAHHCADSHHWEPWELDFLSQLATEAEYSLDYISFINQQQAGAQRAWFFGEIAFRARQSLNLQEIFQATVQGTRKILKTDRVLIYHFNADWSGTMIAESVADGFPKVLAQTIDDPCFRSQYVEAYKKGRVKAINDIYNEPGLSDCHIRTLEKYEVKANIVAPLRQNGELFGLLIAHHCSEAKFWEKTDIDFLSQVATQVEYAIDHLSFIEKIQETAGQARLFGDISFRARRSLSMQDILTSTVEGARKTLNTDRVLIYRFNADWSGTMIAESIGEGFAKVLSQTIDDPCFRGRYIDLYRNGRVRAINDIHNEPGLTDCHIRTLEQYGVKANLVAPLRKNNELFGLIIAHHCSKPRVWKKSDIDFFSELATQTEYALDHITYIEQLQQARQIAETASQEQRQQKEAIQHQLDTLLKDVNGAFKGDLTVRSTAFEGEIGRVAQFINKTLENLQRLVLQVQSASHAVTQTANHSAQDIKSLAAEAQEASAVITTALTQSQGMADSIQSVAANAQQAKLKVEQADQSVKEGDEAMNLTVESILAIQNTVEETSEKLKRLGEASQKISRVVSLIRDLASQTQVLALNASIEANELSQDGQGFAVVANEVRSLSERSTAAAEEIEEMVEEIQTETKQVITAMEAGREQVISGTELVEITRQKLTSIAQVSEQIRDLVEEIAQAATVQAETSASVSSTMQAVDTIAQKTSERSVKQAESFETLLRVAQALHKSVAQFKVR; the protein is encoded by the coding sequence ATGAAACAGAATTATGAACCAAATTCCCTATCAAATAGGTTAAATATATCTACTAATAACGGAGACAATGATGTCAATGGAAAAGAGATGTCAGATTCACCAATAACACAATCAGGTTATCTTTCTACTGTTTATAATGGATGGCGATCGCTAGGGTTAAAAAAGCAAGTAATTTATGTCGCGATCGCGGGATCTTCTTTACCTGTTTTATTGATCGGCCTAGCAAATTCTGTTTGGGAAACAACCCCCCTTACCTTAGTATTAGAAACAGGAATTATTTCTGTTGCCGCAGGAGTAACCGCAACTCTCTTGATGAAAAGGGCTTCAAAACAGATAGAAAATGCACTCAATACTATTAAATCTTTAGATAAAAACCAACCCGATAAAATAGAAACATCAAAAGATCAATTAGGGGAATTAGAAACTCGTCTTAACCATTTATCCTCTCATTGGGGTGGAGTATCTCAAGATCAAAATCGCACCACCCAACAACAGAGATTATTTGCTACCCTAGCCTTTCGTATCCGTGAAAAAGCAAGTCTTGAGGTTTTATATAAAATCACCGTTGAAGAAGCCCGAAAAATTCTCGAAACAGATCGGGTCGTTGTTTATAAGTTTAACCCAGACTGGAGTGGCACAATGGTGGCAGAATCTGTCGCCGAGGGATTTCCCACCGTTCTTAGTGAAACCATTCTCGATCCCTGTTTTGAGAAACGTCATGCAGCCCAATATCAAAGTGGTCGTATTCGCGGCATCAACGACATCTATACAGAACCAGGGATGACTTCTTGTTATATTAACCTGTTAGAAAAGTATAAAATACGGGCTAATTTAGTAGTTCCGATTCGTGGAGATGAAAAACTTTATGGCTTACTTATTACCCATCAATGTTCCGGGCCGAAACAGTGGCAAAAAACAGACATTGATTTTCTCTCTCAATTAGCCATTGAATTTGAATATCATCTCAAATTTATCCATATATTACAGGAAAAAGACCAAGAAACCAAGCAACGACAACTATTGAGCAGTATTGCCTATCGTACTCGTCAAAACCCTAGTTTAGAGACGTTATTTAACACAGCAGTTGAAGGGGCTAGAGATCTCCTGAAAACCGATCGGATCTCCGTCTATCAGTTTAACCCAGACTGGAGTGGCACTATGGTAGCAGAATCTGTTGCTGAAGGATTTCCCTCCATTCTTAGTGAAACCATTCTCGATCCCTGTTTTGAGAAACGTCATGCAGCCCAATATCAAAGTGGTCGTATTCGCGGTATCAACGATATCTATACCGAACCAGGGATGACCGATTGTTATATAAACCTCTTAGAAAAATATAAAGTACGGGCTAATCTAGTAGTGCCGATTCGTGGAGAGGAAAAAATCTACGGATTACTTATTGCCCATCAATGTTCCGGTCCAAAACAATGGCAAAAAGAAGATATTGATGTGCTTTCCCAATTAGCCAACGAACTTGAATATCATGTGAAATTTATTCACGTTTTGCAGGAAAAAGAAAGACAAACCAGACAAAGACAACTTTTTAGTACAATTGCCTTTCGCACTCGTCAAACCCCCCAATTGAATGTTTTATTTAATACCACAGTAGAAGGGGCCAGAGACATTATGAAAGCAGATCGTGTGGTTGTCTATAAATTTAATCCCGATTGGAGTGGGACGATGATTGCCGAATCTGTGGGGTCGGGATTTCCTTCTGTTCTGAGTGAAACTATTATCGATCCTTGTTTTGAAAAACGTAATGCAGCCCAATATCAAGAAGGTCGCATTCGGGCCATTAATGATATCTATACCGAACCAGGGATGACTGATTGTCATATTAACCTATTAGAAAAGTATAAAGTACGGGCTAATCTGGTAGTTCCTTTGCGTAAAAATGAGAAACTTTACGGCTTATTGATTGCCCATCATTGTGCTGATTCTCATCACTGGGAACCTTGGGAACTTGATTTTCTCTCTCAATTAGCTACCGAAGCTGAATATTCTCTAGATTACATAAGCTTTATCAATCAACAGCAAGCTGGGGCCCAAAGAGCATGGTTTTTTGGAGAAATTGCTTTCCGCGCCCGTCAATCCTTGAATTTACAGGAAATTTTTCAAGCCACTGTTCAAGGAACCCGCAAAATATTAAAAACTGATCGCGTATTAATTTATCACTTCAATGCTGACTGGAGTGGTACGATGATTGCCGAATCAGTAGCTGATGGTTTTCCTAAAGTCCTAGCCCAAACAATTGATGATCCTTGTTTTCGTAGTCAATATGTTGAAGCGTACAAAAAAGGACGAGTCAAAGCCATCAATGACATTTATAATGAGCCAGGATTAAGTGATTGTCATATTCGGACACTGGAAAAATATGAAGTCAAAGCGAATATTGTTGCCCCTCTCCGTCAAAATGGAGAGTTATTTGGGTTACTTATTGCCCATCACTGTTCAGAAGCCAAATTTTGGGAAAAAACAGACATTGATTTTCTCTCTCAAGTGGCCACCCAAGTCGAATATGCGATCGATCATTTGAGTTTTATCGAAAAAATTCAAGAAACAGCCGGACAAGCCCGTTTATTTGGGGATATTTCCTTCCGCGCCCGTCGTTCTTTGAGTATGCAAGATATTCTCACCAGTACCGTGGAAGGGGCAAGAAAAACCTTAAACACCGATAGGGTATTAATTTATCGCTTTAATGCTGATTGGAGTGGCACAATGATCGCCGAATCCATCGGAGAAGGATTTGCTAAAGTGTTAAGCCAAACCATTGACGATCCTTGTTTTCGGGGTCGCTATATAGATTTGTACCGCAATGGTCGGGTAAGGGCCATTAATGACATTCATAATGAACCAGGTTTAACAGATTGTCATATTCGTACTTTAGAACAATATGGAGTTAAAGCCAATTTAGTTGCCCCACTGCGTAAAAATAATGAACTATTTGGCTTAATTATTGCCCATCATTGTTCAAAACCGAGGGTCTGGAAAAAATCAGATATCGACTTTTTCTCTGAGTTAGCTACCCAAACCGAATATGCCCTAGATCACATCACCTACATCGAACAACTCCAACAAGCCCGTCAAATAGCAGAAACTGCTTCCCAAGAACAACGACAACAAAAAGAAGCAATTCAACATCAACTTGATACTTTATTAAAAGATGTTAATGGGGCGTTTAAAGGGGACTTAACAGTTCGTAGCACTGCATTTGAGGGAGAAATCGGTCGAGTTGCCCAATTTATCAACAAAACCCTGGAGAATTTACAGCGTCTTGTCTTACAAGTCCAATCAGCTTCTCATGCAGTTACTCAAACGGCCAATCATAGTGCGCAAGACATTAAAAGTCTTGCGGCTGAGGCCCAAGAAGCTTCAGCAGTGATTACAACAGCCCTGACCCAAAGTCAAGGGATGGCTGATTCTATTCAAAGTGTAGCGGCCAATGCCCAACAAGCCAAGTTAAAAGTTGAACAAGCCGATCAAAGTGTTAAAGAAGGGGATGAGGCCATGAATCTGACGGTAGAGAGCATTTTAGCCATTCAAAATACCGTAGAAGAAACCTCCGAAAAACTCAAACGGTTAGGAGAAGCGTCTCAAAAGATTTCCCGTGTGGTCAGTTTAATTAGAGATTTAGCCAGTCAAACCCAAGTATTAGCCTTAAATGCTTCCATTGAAGCCAACGAACTGTCTCAAGACGGACAAGGGTTTGCCGTAGTGGCCAATGAAGTTCGTTCCCTTTCAGAACGATCAACAGCCGCAGCAGAAGAGATTGAGGAAATGGTTGAAGAAATTCAAACAGAAACCAAACAAGTGATTACTGCCATGGAAGCAGGACGAGAACAGGTAATTTCTGGAACTGAATTAGTAGAAATAACCCGACAAAAACTCACCTCTATTGCTCAGGTTAGCGAACAAATTCGAGATTTAGTAGAAGAAATCGCCCAAGCAGCAACAGTTCAAGCAGAAACCTCGGCCTCGGTTTCGAGTACCATGCAAGCGGTAGACACCATTGCTCAAAAAACCTCAGAACGTTCTGTAAAACAAGCAGAATCTTTTGAGACCTTATTAAGGGTGGCACAAGCACTGCATAAGAGTGTGGCACAGTTTAAAGTGCGTTAG
- a CDS encoding chemotaxis protein CheW, producing the protein MKLQQKRHYEFLSFHLTPEIQSMLSTDLVSEIIRITPNQIIPIYGVFSSVMGVCNRRGEVLWIIDFASLLTLSPSLKESYYNPYNIIIIHQHNKVVGLAVHQVGQLVREKDVNPPEIVIKSIPWELAHCLNKELQGQKGELLLHLDGEKIFELLKKKEISH; encoded by the coding sequence ATGAAGCTTCAACAAAAACGACATTATGAATTTCTGTCATTTCACTTAACCCCAGAGATTCAGTCCATGTTATCGACTGATCTCGTCAGTGAAATCATCAGAATTACTCCCAATCAAATTATCCCGATTTATGGTGTTTTCTCGTCAGTCATGGGAGTGTGTAATCGTCGGGGGGAAGTTTTATGGATCATAGATTTTGCCTCTCTTCTAACCCTTTCCCCTTCCTTGAAAGAAAGCTATTATAATCCCTATAATATAATTATCATCCATCAACACAACAAAGTTGTGGGGTTAGCTGTTCATCAAGTCGGACAATTGGTCAGGGAGAAGGATGTCAACCCACCAGAAATAGTAATTAAATCGATTCCTTGGGAACTTGCTCATTGTTTGAACAAAGAACTGCAAGGGCAAAAAGGAGAATTATTGCTACACTTAGATGGAGAAAAAATTTTTGAGTTACTTAAGAAAAAGGAAATTTCTCATTAG